The following coding sequences are from one Drosophila suzukii unplaced genomic scaffold, CBGP_Dsuzu_IsoJpt1.0 scf_35, whole genome shotgun sequence window:
- the LOC108015860 gene encoding E3 SUMO-protein ligase ZBED1, translated as MLNADEINLLTDICELLKMFDDATHYVSGDTKVTISLIIPVACGLYPNLEKITTKLQTTEGLEVCELLKKGVEARLFQFEKRTVTGIATMLDPRFKKEAFRSPFNAAEAMKALEDELTISPTIELEPEEQSQIGVDGLSLIGYVEEKCQTKIKNKRVDLILALRQYTEKPNSMQSLDPLTYWKTHFLEYPSLAKVVKRYLCIPASSTESERMFSRAGQIISDRRTYLKPKHLNTLLMLKKNQWLLN; from the exons ATGTTAAATGCAGATGAAATAAACCTGCTGACTGACATTTGCgagcttttaaaaatgtttgacGATGCTACGCATTATGTCTCTGGCGATACAAAGGTGACAATTTCTTTAATAATACCGGTGGCGTGCGGATTGTACCCAAACCTAGAAAAAATTACAACCAAATTGCAAACCACAGAAGGACTTGAAGTCTGTGAATTATTAAAGAAAGGAGTTGAAGCTCGATTGTTTCAGTTCGAGAAAAGGACGGTAACTGGGATTGCCACTATGTTGGATCCGAGATTTAAGAAGGAGGCCTTTAGAAGTCCTTTCAACGCCGCGGAGGCCATGAAGGCGTTAGAGGATGAGCTAACAATTTCTCCTACAATCGAATTAGAGCCAGAAGAACAATCACAAATAGGGGTCGACGGATTGTCCCTAATTGGGTACGTTGAAGAAAAATGTCaaactaaaatcaaaaacAAGAGGGTGGACTTAATCTTGGCACTTAGGCAGTACACAGAGAAGCCTAACTCTATGCAGTCTCTGGATCCTCTTACGTATTGGAAg ACTCATTTCTTGGAATACCCAAGCTTGGCTAAAGTCGTCAAGCGGTATCTCTGCATCCCGGCTTCATCTACCGAATCGGAGAGGATGTTTAGTAGAGCCGGTCAAATTATATCGGATAGACGAACTTATTTGAAGCCAAAGCATTTAAACACGCTCCTTATGCTTAAGAAAAATCAGTGGCTGctgaattaa